A genomic region of Pontibaca methylaminivorans contains the following coding sequences:
- the torT gene encoding TMAO reductase system periplasmic protein TorT, whose amino-acid sequence MTGRTRLRLPLILACLLMPAAALAETWALEQRTIPFDYDSPAVPLDYEPLERAEQDWNFCVALPHMKDAYYLSMNYGMVEEARRLGVRFHMLDAGGYPNLDRQIEQIEDCVAQGADALIVVTVSYEGLSPVIARISRQIPVISAVNDIANEGISAKAAVSWYDMGNAAARVIAERHPKGSEPVDLAWFPGPEGAGWVQFVEAGFRDGIRESSARVVATQFGDTGREIQVRLVEEVLDAHPGIAYLVGSAPTAEAAISVLRARGLSDRVGIVSDYMTHAVYRALRRGRVIAAPTDFPVMQGRLAIEMAVRAVEGRLEVRHAGPRIQLVTPENVREIGPEGSLAPPDFVPAFVFE is encoded by the coding sequence ATGACCGGAAGAACAAGGTTGCGCCTGCCGCTGATCCTCGCCTGCCTGCTGATGCCTGCCGCGGCCCTGGCGGAGACCTGGGCGCTCGAGCAGCGCACGATTCCGTTCGATTACGACAGCCCTGCGGTGCCGCTCGATTACGAGCCGCTCGAGCGGGCCGAGCAGGACTGGAACTTCTGCGTGGCCCTGCCGCACATGAAGGACGCCTATTACCTCAGCATGAATTACGGCATGGTCGAAGAGGCGCGCCGCCTCGGTGTCCGTTTCCACATGCTCGACGCCGGCGGCTATCCCAACCTCGACCGCCAGATCGAACAGATCGAGGATTGCGTCGCGCAGGGGGCCGATGCGCTGATCGTGGTGACGGTGTCCTACGAGGGACTGAGCCCGGTGATCGCGCGCATTTCCCGACAGATCCCGGTCATCTCGGCGGTAAATGACATCGCCAACGAGGGAATCTCCGCCAAGGCCGCGGTGTCCTGGTACGATATGGGAAATGCCGCAGCCCGGGTGATCGCCGAACGCCACCCCAAGGGGTCGGAGCCGGTCGATCTGGCCTGGTTTCCGGGGCCCGAAGGGGCGGGCTGGGTGCAGTTCGTCGAGGCGGGCTTTCGCGACGGGATCCGCGAAAGCTCGGCCCGGGTGGTGGCGACGCAGTTCGGCGATACCGGCCGCGAAATCCAGGTGCGGCTGGTCGAGGAGGTGCTCGATGCCCACCCCGGCATCGCCTATCTGGTCGGCAGCGCACCCACGGCCGAAGCGGCCATTTCCGTACTGCGCGCGCGCGGCCTGTCGGATCGTGTTGGAATCGTTTCGGATTACATGACCCACGCGGTCTATCGGGCGCTCCGGCGCGGACGGGTCATTGCCGCGCCGACGGATTTTCCGGTCATGCAGGGGCGGCTTGCGATCGAGATGGCGGTGCGTGCGGTGGAAGGGCGGCTTGAAGTCCGCCATGCCGGTCCCCGGATCCAGTTGGTCACCCCCGAAAACGTGCGGGAGATCGGCCCCGAGGGTTCGCTTGCGCCACCGGATTTCGTGCCGGCCTTCGTGTTCGAGTGA
- a CDS encoding hydantoinase/oxoprolinase family protein has protein sequence MAEILAEELGEDVAITTSHETHPEIFEDDRFSTTVANTILAPIIRPYARDLDQRTTASGYEADVLLLHSGGGVMTPATAEKYAARLAASGIAAGAIASKYFASLCGHSNAIGLDMGGTSADISLAENGSLRMTDKWEVDWGHPICFPSVEVLTIGAGGGSISWIDKAGSLRNGPQSAGSVPGPACYKAGGFDPTNTDANIILGRVGTELAGGSMKLDREAAIEAMQKVAEPLGLDIIDAALATLRVANANMADAVRLISIARGHDPRDFALVAFGGAGPLHGVDIARELNVPMVIVPPNPGVTSAVGCMLVDVQHDVTQMFLKDAAEADPTDIEATFRKIEAEGRERLERDGVAEEDMTFQRFVDMRYRGQWRSLAVPVPGEIKSMKDAVSIFHDEYEKAHNFRREDFPVEIYRLTVRAIGVTPKPTFPKVEIDRNAQATPKGSREVWFHGQTKAVPTNLYDRDDLPAGVTINGPAIIDQLDSTTVIPPDATAYIDEWLNIQINVNTA, from the coding sequence ATGGCCGAGATACTTGCCGAGGAACTCGGCGAGGATGTGGCCATCACGACCTCGCACGAAACCCATCCCGAAATCTTCGAGGACGACCGGTTTTCGACCACGGTTGCCAACACGATCCTTGCGCCGATCATCCGGCCCTATGCGCGCGATCTCGACCAGCGGACGACCGCAAGCGGATACGAGGCCGACGTTCTGCTCCTGCATTCGGGCGGCGGCGTGATGACACCGGCGACGGCCGAGAAATACGCGGCGCGGCTTGCCGCATCGGGGATCGCCGCCGGCGCCATCGCCAGCAAGTATTTCGCCAGCCTCTGCGGCCACAGCAATGCGATCGGCCTCGACATGGGGGGAACCTCGGCGGATATCTCGCTGGCGGAAAACGGGTCGCTGCGCATGACCGACAAGTGGGAGGTCGACTGGGGCCACCCGATCTGCTTCCCTTCGGTCGAGGTTCTGACCATTGGCGCCGGGGGCGGTTCGATTTCCTGGATCGACAAGGCCGGCTCGCTGCGCAACGGTCCGCAATCCGCCGGCTCCGTGCCCGGCCCTGCCTGCTACAAGGCCGGCGGCTTCGATCCGACCAACACCGATGCGAACATCATCCTGGGGCGTGTCGGCACCGAACTCGCCGGCGGCAGCATGAAGCTTGACCGCGAGGCAGCCATCGAGGCGATGCAGAAGGTGGCCGAGCCGCTCGGGCTCGACATCATCGACGCGGCACTCGCCACGCTGCGGGTCGCGAATGCCAACATGGCCGATGCGGTCCGCCTGATCTCGATCGCCCGCGGCCATGACCCGCGCGATTTCGCGCTCGTGGCCTTCGGCGGTGCCGGACCGCTGCACGGGGTGGACATCGCCCGCGAGCTCAACGTGCCGATGGTGATCGTGCCGCCCAACCCGGGGGTGACCTCGGCGGTCGGCTGCATGCTGGTCGATGTGCAGCATGACGTGACGCAGATGTTCCTCAAGGACGCGGCCGAGGCCGATCCGACGGACATCGAAGCCACCTTCCGCAAGATCGAAGCCGAGGGCCGCGAGCGGCTTGAACGCGACGGTGTGGCCGAAGAGGACATGACCTTCCAGCGTTTCGTGGACATGCGCTATCGCGGTCAGTGGCGTTCGCTCGCGGTTCCGGTTCCGGGCGAAATCAAGTCGATGAAAGATGCCGTTTCGATCTTCCACGACGAATACGAAAAGGCGCATAACTTCCGGCGGGAGGATTTCCCGGTGGAAATCTATCGCCTGACCGTTCGTGCCATCGGCGTCACTCCGAAACCGACCTTCCCGAAAGTCGAAATCGACAGGAATGCGCAGGCAACGCCCAAAGGATCGCGCGAGGTCTGGTTCCACGGGCAGACGAAGGCCGTCCCCACCAATCTTTACGACCGCGATGATCTTCCGGCGGGTGTGACGATCAACGGACCGGCGATTATTGATCAGCTCGACTCGACCACCGTCATTCCGCCGGACGCCACGGCCTATATCGACGAATGGCTGAATATCCAGATCAACGTCAATACCGCATGA
- a CDS encoding purine-cytosine permease family protein yields the protein MTTASGIPEPEIIYQDEPEVLRQAAAEDFSLHIVPPTWRSSRFSLSMAWFGLMSAMFWVVVGSTVALTVGTVDTLIGIALSTVVYGLLCNVAARFSARSGTSVALFSRAVFGQVGATFAALLFGVTITYYAIAEGSIVAIALQDYFGGPMSLWYFIVCLYSAPLVMRGVRTWLDRINGILLPLYVFGLIACVIWASARHGYSGEWLTYFPAVEADLGVPGWWFAFTVYMGVWVVVMMTWDVARFGRKEDAPANGNFSFGIPFYVVTLLINGAIGIFIAHTIPIEGELSETSAIIGIVALMGPFGVILVWASQTRINTINFYLSSTNMQNFFARAFKISWPRTVWVIIMTVVIFLVMLTNVFDYLLLTLQFQGVIIVAWVGVAMTHIGWCYLRGVKADMLEFRPGRVPMINPGGLGAWIIASITGCLMLIFGGSFGGIWGPPVTLVIAVAIYAASLGIARMNWYIMDRPHDPRNEVDDPWSARIRCHVCHQAYIAHEMDRDPSAGHAPICLACASDQSEFLKAARVEAGQYVRESEPIKAPVGAG from the coding sequence ATGACCACCGCCAGCGGAATTCCAGAACCGGAAATCATATATCAGGACGAACCGGAAGTCCTTCGCCAGGCCGCAGCCGAAGATTTTTCGCTGCATATCGTTCCGCCAACCTGGCGAAGTTCTCGTTTTTCACTATCCATGGCATGGTTCGGCCTCATGAGCGCCATGTTCTGGGTTGTGGTCGGCAGCACCGTCGCGCTGACCGTCGGCACCGTGGACACATTGATCGGGATTGCCCTGTCCACCGTGGTTTACGGCCTCCTCTGCAACGTGGCGGCACGGTTTTCCGCGCGCAGCGGCACCAGCGTCGCCCTGTTTTCACGGGCGGTCTTCGGCCAGGTCGGCGCGACATTCGCCGCCCTGCTGTTCGGCGTGACGATCACCTATTACGCGATCGCCGAAGGCTCGATCGTGGCCATCGCGCTGCAGGACTATTTCGGCGGGCCGATGAGCCTCTGGTATTTCATCGTCTGTCTTTACAGCGCACCGCTGGTCATGCGCGGGGTGAGAACCTGGCTTGACCGGATCAACGGGATCCTGCTGCCGCTCTATGTGTTCGGGCTCATCGCCTGCGTGATCTGGGCTTCGGCAAGACATGGTTATTCCGGCGAATGGCTGACCTATTTTCCGGCCGTAGAGGCCGATCTCGGCGTTCCGGGGTGGTGGTTCGCGTTCACCGTCTACATGGGCGTCTGGGTCGTCGTGATGATGACATGGGACGTGGCCCGGTTCGGCCGCAAGGAAGATGCGCCGGCGAACGGTAATTTCAGCTTCGGCATTCCGTTCTACGTGGTGACGCTGCTCATCAACGGCGCCATCGGGATCTTCATCGCCCATACGATTCCGATCGAGGGCGAGCTTTCCGAGACCTCCGCGATCATCGGCATCGTTGCGCTGATGGGGCCGTTCGGCGTCATCCTCGTCTGGGCCAGCCAGACGCGGATCAACACGATCAACTTCTATCTGTCATCGACGAACATGCAGAACTTCTTTGCACGGGCGTTCAAGATTTCATGGCCGCGGACGGTCTGGGTGATCATCATGACCGTGGTGATATTCCTCGTGATGCTCACCAACGTCTTCGATTATCTGCTTCTGACATTGCAGTTCCAGGGCGTCATCATCGTTGCCTGGGTCGGTGTCGCCATGACGCATATCGGCTGGTGCTATCTGCGCGGGGTCAAGGCCGACATGCTCGAATTCCGGCCGGGCCGCGTTCCGATGATCAATCCGGGCGGGCTTGGCGCATGGATCATCGCCTCGATCACGGGCTGCCTGATGCTGATCTTTGGCGGCAGCTTTGGCGGCATCTGGGGCCCTCCGGTCACGCTGGTCATTGCCGTCGCCATTTACGCGGCGTCGCTCGGCATCGCGCGGATGAACTGGTACATCATGGACCGCCCGCACGACCCCCGCAACGAGGTCGACGATCCCTGGTCAGCGAGAATTCGCTGCCATGTCTGTCACCAGGCCTATATCGCCCATGAAATGGATCGCGATCCGTCGGCCGGACATGCTCCGATCTGCCTCGCCTGCGCGTCGGACCAGAGCGAGTTCCTGAAGGCGGCACGGGTCGAAGCCGGGCAATATGTCCGCGAATCCGAACCGATCAAGGCGCCGGTCGGGGCCGGTTGA
- a CDS encoding hydantoinase B/oxoprolinase family protein, with product MTQPTKFTGLSDKGIQFPPAPEDRKTEFQTSLDPITFEVLRNSFVNIVDQMAEQLLRTCYSFVIYCRDFSSGLSDPQGNLVMQGTGDIAAHVGTLHYTCKAVIEEFGDDIHPGDVFIINDPFRGGSHFNDTRILRPIFYKGELLGYSQANGHWADVGGAAPGSFNITALDHMGEGLRITPVRVWSKGVWNEDVARFIAANTRNPGDIIGDMQAQAEATAVAEREIVRLCDKYGVDTIRTAFQEVQDYVEVLMRARLSELPDGTWYAEDYIDQDPKLEEGLIPIKIKFTIDGNHAHYDLSGSHPQISTFLNAGYGGAFAGIVAGTKYQFPELPLNSGLYRAVTVNVGEPGTVVNAEWPSPCAGFCSGPFEKLMNSVFGLWAEILPERTMGCAFNLEYLLVGGRDTRLEGRPYFMWYDWMAGGWGGRNGRDGFNATAPVFGAQYGIQPLEGQERLAPVLTKCHDLVQDSAGPGEARGGLGAEKGGSVFEGERIVVSYCCDRERSVTWGMWGGLPSIPHGVWLNKGTERERYLGSIFSTLPIDVDDVFTRPSAGGGGVGDPLLRDPELVCDDVTDEYVSVERALIDYGVVIREIDRDLAQYEVDHEATERERKRIAESRIGWLEQDAEEIARKYRDGDLNVMDCVRQYGVILDWGDGTLLPTTTQQFRAMLKRRVVPYWGKTLAVLSEEASQRNKAA from the coding sequence ATGACACAACCGACCAAATTCACCGGCCTGTCCGACAAGGGAATTCAGTTTCCCCCGGCACCCGAAGACCGGAAGACCGAATTCCAGACCAGCCTTGACCCGATCACGTTCGAGGTGCTGCGAAACTCCTTCGTCAACATCGTCGACCAGATGGCCGAGCAGCTTCTCCGGACCTGTTATTCCTTCGTGATCTATTGCCGCGACTTTTCCTCGGGGCTGAGCGATCCGCAGGGCAATCTCGTGATGCAGGGGACCGGCGACATTGCCGCCCACGTGGGAACGCTCCATTATACCTGCAAGGCGGTGATCGAGGAATTCGGCGACGATATCCACCCCGGCGACGTCTTCATCATCAATGACCCGTTCCGCGGCGGCAGCCACTTCAACGACACCCGGATCCTGCGCCCGATCTTCTACAAGGGCGAGCTTCTCGGCTATTCGCAGGCCAATGGTCACTGGGCCGATGTGGGCGGCGCCGCACCCGGTTCGTTCAACATCACCGCGCTTGACCATATGGGCGAAGGGCTGCGCATCACCCCGGTCAGGGTCTGGAGCAAGGGCGTCTGGAACGAGGACGTGGCGCGTTTCATCGCGGCCAACACCCGCAACCCCGGCGACATCATCGGCGACATGCAGGCACAGGCCGAAGCCACCGCGGTTGCCGAGCGCGAAATCGTCCGGCTCTGCGACAAGTACGGGGTCGACACGATCCGCACCGCCTTCCAGGAGGTGCAGGATTACGTCGAGGTGCTCATGCGCGCCCGGCTGTCCGAGCTGCCGGACGGAACCTGGTATGCCGAGGATTACATCGACCAGGATCCCAAGCTCGAGGAAGGGCTGATCCCGATCAAGATCAAGTTCACGATCGACGGCAACCACGCCCATTACGACCTGTCCGGTTCACACCCGCAGATCTCGACCTTCCTCAACGCGGGATACGGGGGCGCCTTTGCGGGGATCGTCGCCGGGACCAAGTACCAGTTCCCCGAGCTGCCGCTGAACTCCGGGCTTTACCGCGCGGTGACGGTCAACGTCGGCGAACCCGGCACCGTGGTCAACGCGGAATGGCCAAGCCCATGCGCGGGCTTCTGTTCCGGGCCATTCGAAAAGCTCATGAACTCGGTGTTCGGTCTCTGGGCGGAAATCCTGCCAGAGCGAACCATGGGCTGTGCCTTCAACCTTGAATATCTGCTGGTCGGCGGGCGCGATACCCGGCTCGAGGGGCGACCTTACTTCATGTGGTACGACTGGATGGCCGGCGGCTGGGGCGGCCGCAACGGGCGCGACGGGTTCAACGCGACGGCCCCGGTCTTTGGCGCGCAATACGGCATCCAGCCGCTCGAAGGTCAGGAACGGCTCGCTCCGGTGCTGACGAAATGCCATGACCTCGTGCAGGACTCGGCCGGCCCGGGCGAGGCGCGCGGCGGGCTCGGCGCCGAAAAGGGCGGCTCCGTCTTCGAGGGCGAACGCATCGTGGTCTCCTACTGCTGCGACCGCGAACGTTCGGTCACATGGGGCATGTGGGGCGGCCTGCCGTCGATCCCGCACGGGGTCTGGCTCAACAAGGGGACCGAGCGGGAGCGCTATCTCGGCTCGATCTTCTCGACCCTGCCGATCGACGTGGATGACGTGTTCACACGCCCCTCCGCCGGTGGCGGCGGTGTCGGCGATCCGCTCCTGCGTGACCCGGAACTGGTCTGCGACGATGTCACCGATGAATATGTGAGCGTCGAACGCGCCCTGATCGACTACGGGGTCGTCATTCGCGAAATCGACCGCGATCTCGCCCAATACGAGGTCGATCACGAGGCAACCGAGCGCGAGCGCAAGCGGATCGCTGAATCCCGCATCGGCTGGCTCGAACAGGATGCCGAGGAAATCGCGCGGAAATATCGCGACGGCGACCTCAACGTGATGGACTGCGTGCGTCAGTATGGCGTGATCCTCGACTGGGGTGACGGCACCCTTCTGCCGACGACGACCCAGCAGTTCCGCGCCATGCTCAAGCGCCGGGTCGTGCCCTACTGGGGCAAGACGCTGGCCGTCCTGAGCGAGGAAGCGTCCCAGAGAAACAAGGCGGCCTGA
- a CDS encoding transporter substrate-binding domain-containing protein produces MPSDNDINIGVLFSTSGWTSVTERSMLSATRFAIEEINADGGINGRRLNAVYGDPKGETSAYEKMAQELLTEKSVRVILGCYTSSQRKAVLSVLDREAGLLCYPAQYEGFEYSGNAVYFGAVPNQNSFFLGSYLLEHYDPRVFIVGSDYVWPRESGRIMGELVRSNGGEIIGEHYLREDASLDEFYLLIKEINRRRPSVIFNNFVGSSNVNFYRAYAESGLDAQQLPVASLTTSEADIKEIGAAAIGHITAAAYFQSQDNPMNRLCLQRYQASEGKPVSVNMCWEAAYTQTHVVAQAMQNCDSDNFNQIRSAIFTSSFNSPQGRVTIDPSNSHRYIWPKIGAVREDGQFDIIAASSEAIRPDPYQANYTLNDDGLFDIHDQLSTVRPSKIRC; encoded by the coding sequence ATGCCGTCTGACAATGACATCAACATAGGCGTTCTGTTTTCGACATCCGGGTGGACATCGGTTACCGAACGCAGCATGTTGTCAGCCACCAGATTTGCAATTGAAGAAATAAATGCCGATGGGGGAATAAACGGGCGCCGGCTGAATGCCGTATATGGCGACCCCAAAGGCGAAACATCGGCTTACGAGAAAATGGCACAGGAGCTTCTGACCGAAAAATCGGTCCGGGTGATCCTGGGATGTTATACCTCGAGCCAGCGCAAGGCCGTTCTGAGCGTGCTCGACAGGGAAGCCGGGCTTCTGTGTTATCCGGCGCAATACGAGGGTTTCGAATATTCGGGGAACGCTGTCTATTTCGGGGCCGTTCCGAACCAGAACAGCTTTTTCCTTGGCAGCTACCTTCTCGAACATTACGATCCGCGGGTCTTTATCGTCGGGTCCGATTATGTGTGGCCGCGTGAATCGGGCCGGATCATGGGCGAACTGGTCCGCTCGAACGGCGGTGAAATCATCGGCGAGCACTATCTGCGCGAAGATGCGTCCCTGGACGAGTTCTACTTGCTGATCAAGGAGATAAACCGCCGCAGGCCGAGCGTCATATTCAACAATTTCGTCGGCAGCTCGAATGTGAACTTCTACCGGGCCTATGCGGAAAGCGGTCTCGACGCGCAGCAGCTCCCGGTCGCGAGCCTGACGACGAGCGAGGCCGACATAAAGGAAATCGGTGCCGCCGCCATTGGCCATATAACGGCCGCCGCATATTTCCAGTCGCAGGACAATCCGATGAACCGGCTTTGCCTGCAACGATATCAGGCGAGCGAAGGAAAGCCGGTGAGCGTCAATATGTGCTGGGAAGCGGCCTATACGCAGACCCATGTGGTTGCGCAGGCCATGCAGAATTGCGATTCGGACAATTTCAACCAGATACGGTCGGCAATTTTCACGTCCTCGTTCAATTCACCGCAGGGGCGCGTCACCATCGACCCGTCCAATTCGCATCGCTATATCTGGCCAAAGATCGGGGCGGTGAGAGAAGACGGGCAATTCGACATTATTGCCGCCTCAAGCGAAGCCATACGTCCCGACCCTTATCAGGCCAATTACACGCTGAATGATGACGGGTTATTCGATATTCACGACCAGCTTTCAACGGTCCGGCCCAGCAAGATCCGCTGTTAG
- a CDS encoding ANTAR domain-containing response regulator — protein MRAARALHESGEKESPVFVKDLRSLRILLVQPKISEGAALKSHLVRIGCRVNEVWPPPPDYGEDIDVVFVMVDKVIEDNETFQWNASAPPAVLIAVIDYESPLAIDRLLRMRANAVIGLPIRPFGILTNLLVTVNNYRREQKLRSALSRLGAKLETCRTVERAKLAMMLTSNRSEKEAYDRLRRLAMERRTTVDVISEEILGVLDWNDNEALSFLNELRDSECSSG, from the coding sequence ATGCGAGCTGCTCGTGCCTTACATGAGTCCGGTGAAAAGGAGAGTCCGGTCTTTGTCAAGGATCTCCGTTCGCTGCGTATCCTTCTGGTCCAGCCTAAAATCAGCGAGGGCGCCGCGCTCAAATCCCATCTGGTCAGGATCGGTTGCCGGGTAAACGAAGTCTGGCCCCCGCCGCCGGATTACGGTGAGGATATCGACGTCGTTTTCGTCATGGTCGACAAGGTGATCGAGGACAACGAGACATTTCAGTGGAATGCAAGCGCTCCGCCCGCGGTGCTCATTGCGGTCATTGATTACGAAAGCCCGCTTGCGATCGACCGTCTTTTGCGAATGCGCGCCAATGCCGTCATCGGGCTGCCGATCCGGCCGTTCGGCATCCTCACCAACCTGCTGGTGACGGTGAACAACTATCGGCGCGAACAGAAGCTGCGCTCCGCCCTCAGCCGGCTGGGGGCCAAGCTGGAAACCTGCCGGACGGTGGAGCGCGCCAAGCTGGCCATGATGCTGACCAGCAATCGGTCGGAAAAGGAAGCCTATGACCGGCTGCGCCGGCTGGCGATGGAACGGCGGACCACCGTCGATGTCATATCGGAGGAAATTCTCGGCGTGCTCGACTGGAACGACAACGAGGCGCTGTCGTTTCTGAACGAGCTTCGCGATTCGGAGTGTTCCTCGGGCTGA